A stretch of the Erinaceus europaeus chromosome 1, mEriEur2.1, whole genome shotgun sequence genome encodes the following:
- the FAM83C gene encoding protein FAM83C encodes MFSSLGPGALSTQGMAGPLRGRVEELKRPWWRESSPLVLQHSEAARLAADALLERGEAAYLKVISEERELPFLSALDVDYMISYVRGGPELSEDQGPEISGPDHLSLLSEITSGTYFPMVSDIDPPDLDLGWPEVPQATGFSPTQAVVHFQRDKAKNIKDLLRFLFSQARKVVAVVMDVFTDMDLLCDLMEASSRRGVPVYLLLAQEHLRHFLEMCYKMDLNGGHLPNMRVRSTCGDTYCSKAGRRFTGQALEKFVIIDCEQVVAGSYSFTWLCSQAHTSMVLQLRGRIVEDFDQEFRYLYAESRPVEGFCSGEEPLSPRVQCPPPVAPAFGPGIPSPTSSSPSNTSLSSIKCSPLMGRSCYLALPGGGGCSDTGVGSSSRGPACREASGQPSLQRQLSDPNHGSSPGPYKANLGKLGASPWSQSSPALNQNNASPLALAVGSPLLPHLRPLLSFPRGIPVLSRLPENGVPGIQECSPSRGRWVPGTALETVEEKKVPLSQSHGQLDLLVPFPRARDVGGFDSGATSNSGSLGAGEQAPEDKRLSPGQRYSQLDLLPQAQNSGGASEPGSSRPGNQTPEDKRLSPNHSHGQLDLLVQYPKIGGSRVLPEGNSSARASKQTPDERRQTLGHSQLDLITKFGPFRGEGPGPNALPRPSPVRKAGVGSGEEKRLTLGHSKLDLITKYHQLQGARQGTEPGLPASPTGGHHNSGGMFGDEKRLTLGHSKLDLITKYNKSKFKLLRSRFES; translated from the exons ATGTTCAgcagcctggggcctggggccctgAGCACCCAGGGCATGGCGGGACCCCTGCGGGGCCGTGTGGAGGAACTGAAGCGGCCATGGTGGCGAGAGAGCTCACCACTGGTGCTACAGCACAGTGAGGCGGCCCGGCTGGCGGCCGACGCGCTTCTGGAGCGGGGAGAGGCCGCCTACCTGAAGGTCATCTCTGAGGAGCGGGAGCTGCCTTTCTTGAGTGCCCTGGATGTGGACTACATGATCAGCTATGTACGCGGAGGCCCTGAGctcagtgaggaccaggggccagAGATCTCAGGACCTGACCATCTCAGCCTGCTCTCAGAAATCACCTCTGGCACTTATTTCCCCATGGTCTCCGACATAGACCCCCCAGACCTGGACCTGGGCTGGCCTGAGGTCCCCCAGGCCACAGGCTTCAGCCCCACCCAGGCCGTGGTCCACTTCCAGCGGGACAAAGCCAAGAACATCAAAGACCTTCTGCGATTCCTCTTCAGCCAGGCCCGCAAG gTGGTGGCTGTGGTGATGGATGTGTTCACCGACATGGACCTCCTGTGTGACCTCATGGAGGCCTCAAGCCGCCGCGGTGTCCCTGTCTACCTGCTCCTGGCTCAGGAGCATCTGAGGCACTTCTTGGAGATGTGCTACAAGATGGACCTCAATGGGGGACACCTTCCG AACATGCGTGTGCGGAGTACCTGTGGGGACACATACTGCAGCAAGGCCGGCCGCCGCTTCACTGGGCAGGCCCTGGAGAAGTTTGTCATCATTGACTGTGAGCAGGTGGTGGCAGGCAGCTACAG CTTCACCTGGCTTTGTAGCCAGGCCCACACCAGCATGGTGCTGCAGCTCAGGGGCCGCATCGTGGAAGACTTTGACCAGGAGTTCCGCTACCTGTATGCCGAGTCGAGACCTGTGGAGGGCTTCTGTAGTGGTgaggagcccctgtctccccggGTTCAGTGCCCTCCTCCTGTAGCTCCAGCCTTCGGACCTGGCATCCCAAGCCCCACGTCTTCATCGCCCTCCAACACCAGCCTCAGCAGCATCAAGTGCTCGCCTCTCATGGGCCGCTCCTGCTACCTTGCTCTGCCAGGAGGTGGTGGCTGCAGTGACACAGGTGTTGGGTCCTCATCCCGGGGCCCAGCCTGCCGAGAGGCAAGTGGCCAGCCCTCCCTGCAGCGCCAGCTATCAGATCCAAACCATGGCTCCTCACCAGGCCCCTACAAGGCCAACCTGGGCAAGCTGGGTGCGTCCCCATGGTCCCAGTCCTCACCAGCCCTCAACCAAAATAATGCCAGCCCCTTGGCCCTAGCAGTGGGGTCACCTCTGCTTCCTCACCTGCGCCCCCTCTTGTCCTTCCCCCGGGGTATCCCAGTCTTGTCCCGTCTCCCAGAGAACGGGGTTCCTGGAATCCAGGAGTGTAGCCCTTCACGAGGTCGGTGGGTACCCGGCACAGCCCTGGAGACAGTGGAGGAGAAGAAGGTGCCTCTGAGTCAGAGCCATGGCCAGTTAGATCTCCTTGTCCCCTTTCCCAGGGCCCGAGATGTAGGAGGCTTTGATTCCGGGGCTACCTCCAACTCAGGTTCCCTTGGGGCTGGTGAACAGGCCCCTGAGGATAAGAGGTTATCCCCAGGTCAGAGATACAGTCAGCTGGATCTGCTACCCCAGGCCCAGAATTCTGGGGGTGCCTCTGAGCCAGGTTCCTCCAGGCCTGGAAACCAGACCCCAGAAGACAAGAGGCTGTCCCCAAACCATAGCCATGGGCAGTTGGACCTCTTGGTACAGTACCCCAAAATTGGGGGCTCCAGAGTGCTCCCTGAAGGCAACTCCTCAGCTAGGGCTAGCAAGCAGACTCCAGATGAGCGACGGCAGACCCTGGGCCACAGCCAACTAGACCTCATCACAAAGTTTGGCCCCTTCCGAGGTGAAGGGCCAGGACCCAACGCTCTCCCTAGGCCCAGCCCTGTTCGCAAGGCTGGAGTGGGTTCCGGGGAGGAGAAGCGGCTGACTCTGGGCCACAGCAAGCTGGACCTCATCACCAAGTACCACCAGCTACAGGGTGCcaggcagggaactgaacctggcctCCCTGCAAGCCCCACAGGTGGCCATCACAACAGTGGTGGTATGTTTGGGGATGAGAAACGGCTGACCCTGGGACACAGCAAACTGGACCTCATCACTAAGTACAACAAGTCCAAGTTCAAGTTGCTTCGAAGTCGCTTTGAGTCCTAG